GTAATAATTCTTTTTATGTCACCTATTGAAATAAAAAAATTATCGTACAGATAGAAAGAGGTGTTCGGACAAGTTCTTTTTAGTATGCGCAAAAAATAAATTACTCCGGAGTATTGCTTTTCTGAAATTCCTTTCTAACTTTGCAACACAAAGTACTTTTTATATGGATAAAGAAAAAGCATTACAATCAGTGAATGAGATTAAAGAACTCATGGAAAAATCTTCCAAGTTTGTCTCATTAAGCGGATTAACCAGCATTCTGGCAGGAATATATGCGTTAATCGGATCTTACATGGCTGTACTCATACTAGGAACTCAGCCGGATAGTCCCTCCCTTTTTAGCAGTATGTTGGAAGCAAATACCCCCTCGAAGCTGCAATTCATAGTCTGCCTAGCCTTGGGAGTATTAGGGATCTCCGTTATCACAGCCCTGATTATTTCTTGGTACAAAGCCCGTCAAAGCAAGCAAAGTTTATTTAATGCGCTAACCTATCGTATTTTATGGAACTTTGTGCTACCGTTGCTCGTAGGAGGATCATTTTGTATAGCGTTACTCTACCACAGCCATTACGGATTAACCTCATCCGTTATGTTACTTTTTTACGGCTTAGCCTTGGTAAATGCTTCCAAATTCACCTTCTCCGATGTTGCCTGGCTAGGGTATGCTTTCCTGGTTTTAGGCATACTGGACAGTTTTATAAATGGGCATGCGTTGCTTTTCTGGACCATCGGGTTCGGAGGATTCCATATTATCTACGGGATTCTTTTTTACTTAAAATACGAAAGAAGAACTACATGTTAGAAGCCTTCGAACAAATAAACAAAGCTTTTGAAAGCAAAGTCAGACTAGGTATCATGGCCATTCTGATGGTAAACGACGAAGTGGATTTCAATCGTTTGAAAGAACTTCTGAACCTCACGGACGGTAACTTGGCAAGCCATACCCGTTCTTTAGAAGAATTGGGATATATCAGCTACAAAAAATCCTTTATCGGAAGGAAAACCAAGACATCGTTTACGGCTACTCCGGAAGGGCGGAAAGCTTTTTCCGAACATATTGCTGCTTTGGAAAAGTTCCTGAAATCAGCTCCTTAAAAATAAAGTCATAAAAAATTTCCTATTTAAATTTTACCAGTATGAATAATAGTAACGAATTACCTGAAGAAAGAAAAGAAGGGTTCTTCCGGAATAC
The genomic region above belongs to Parabacteroides pacaensis and contains:
- a CDS encoding winged helix-turn-helix domain-containing protein, translated to MLEAFEQINKAFESKVRLGIMAILMVNDEVDFNRLKELLNLTDGNLASHTRSLEELGYISYKKSFIGRKTKTSFTATPEGRKAFSEHIAALEKFLKSAP